The Solibacillus sp. FSL W7-1436 genome window below encodes:
- a CDS encoding rhodanese-like domain-containing protein, protein MTILYTILVILVVIVAYVVINSMRLKKSVTNLTQEQFIEGYRKAQLIDLREPKEFEAGHILGARNIPMTQLNTRHKEIRPDLPVYLYCQNSGRSARAALTLKKKGYSQLFQLQGGFKTWTGKVKSKN, encoded by the coding sequence GTGACAATTTTATATACGATTCTAGTTATTTTAGTAGTAATCGTTGCTTACGTAGTAATCAACTCAATGCGCTTAAAAAAATCCGTAACAAATTTAACACAGGAGCAATTTATTGAAGGTTATCGTAAAGCACAATTAATCGATTTACGCGAACCTAAAGAATTTGAAGCGGGACACATTTTAGGTGCAAGAAACATTCCGATGACGCAACTTAATACACGTCATAAAGAAATCCGTCCGGACCTGCCTGTATACCTTTACTGCCAAAACTCTGGTCGTAGTGCCCGAGCTGCACTGACATTAAAGAAAAAGGGCTATAGCCAACTGTTCCAATTACAAGGCGGTTTCAAAACTTGGACAGGTAAAGTTAAATCAAAAAACTAA
- the gcvPB gene encoding aminomethyl-transferring glycine dehydrogenase subunit GcvPB, producing the protein MHNENQSLIFEITKPGRVGYNLEPLDVPDFDLEELLPKELVRQEAAELPEVAELDIMRHYTALSRRNHGVDSGFYPLGSCTMKYNPKINETVARYAGFANVHPLQDESTVQGAMELLYDLQTSLQEITGMDEVTLQPAAGAHGEWTALMMIRAFHEANGEGHRNKVIVPDSAHGTNPASATVAGFETITIKSGEDGLVDLEDLRRVVGPDTAALMLTNPNTLGLFEENILEMAEIVHGVGGKVYYDGANLNAVMSKARPGDMGFDCVHLNLHKTFTGPHGGGGPGSGPVGVKADLIPFLPKPVLVKKEDGTFHFDYNRPQSIGRVKPYYGNFGINVRAYTYIRSMGPDGLKAVTEYAVLNANYMMRRLEEHFDLPYDRHCKHEFVLSGRRQKKLGVRTLDIAKRLLDFGYHPPTVYFPLNVEEGIMIEPTETESKETLDAFCDAMIQIAQETIDNPSIVQEAPHTTVISRLDETRAARTPVLRYTKKEEVTIS; encoded by the coding sequence ATGCATAACGAAAACCAATCACTCATTTTCGAAATTACAAAACCAGGTCGCGTCGGCTACAACTTAGAGCCATTGGATGTTCCTGATTTTGATCTAGAAGAACTTCTGCCAAAAGAGCTAGTTCGTCAGGAAGCAGCTGAACTGCCGGAAGTTGCAGAATTAGATATCATGCGTCACTATACAGCACTTTCACGCCGTAACCACGGGGTTGATTCAGGCTTCTACCCACTGGGTTCATGTACGATGAAATACAATCCGAAAATCAATGAAACGGTTGCACGCTATGCTGGTTTTGCCAATGTTCACCCATTACAGGATGAATCGACAGTACAAGGTGCAATGGAATTATTATATGACCTGCAGACGTCCCTTCAGGAAATTACCGGTATGGATGAAGTGACATTACAGCCGGCAGCAGGCGCACATGGTGAATGGACAGCATTAATGATGATCCGCGCATTCCATGAGGCAAATGGGGAAGGCCACCGTAACAAAGTAATCGTACCGGACTCGGCTCACGGTACAAACCCGGCTTCTGCAACAGTTGCAGGTTTTGAAACAATCACAATCAAATCAGGTGAAGACGGCTTAGTTGATCTTGAAGATTTACGCCGTGTTGTCGGTCCTGATACAGCAGCGCTTATGCTGACAAACCCGAACACGTTAGGCTTATTCGAAGAAAACATTTTAGAAATGGCTGAAATCGTACACGGTGTCGGCGGTAAAGTTTACTATGACGGCGCGAACTTAAACGCTGTTATGAGTAAAGCACGTCCTGGTGACATGGGCTTTGACTGTGTTCACCTAAACTTACACAAAACATTTACAGGTCCACATGGTGGCGGTGGTCCGGGTTCAGGTCCAGTAGGGGTAAAAGCGGATTTAATCCCATTCCTGCCTAAACCAGTATTAGTGAAAAAAGAAGATGGTACATTCCACTTCGATTACAACCGTCCGCAATCAATCGGCCGTGTGAAACCTTACTACGGAAACTTCGGCATTAATGTCCGTGCATATACGTATATCCGTTCAATGGGTCCGGATGGCTTAAAGGCTGTAACAGAATATGCTGTATTGAACGCAAACTACATGATGCGCCGTTTGGAAGAGCACTTTGATTTACCGTATGACCGTCATTGTAAGCATGAATTTGTGCTATCAGGCCGTCGTCAGAAAAAATTAGGTGTTCGTACATTGGATATCGCAAAACGTCTTCTTGACTTTGGCTACCATCCACCGACAGTATACTTCCCGTTGAACGTGGAAGAAGGTATTATGATCGAGCCAACAGAAACAGAATCAAAAGAAACATTGGATGCATTCTGTGATGCGATGATTCAAATTGCTCAAGAAACAATCGATAACCCATCGATCGTGCAGGAAGCACCACATACAACGGTAATCAGCCGTTTAGATGAAACACGTGCTGCACGTACACCTGTATTACGCTATACAAAAAAAGAAGAAGTAACTATTTCTTAA
- the gcvPA gene encoding aminomethyl-transferring glycine dehydrogenase subunit GcvPA produces the protein MKHRYLPMTEQDKQEMLDRIGVATIDELFEDIPEKVRFQGSYNIKPAKSEAALMKELAQLASKNKDTASNVSFLGAGVYNHYKPVIVDHVISRSEFYTAYTPYQPEISQGELQAIFEFQTMITELTGMDIANSSMYDGGTALAEAGMLAAGHTRRGKLLVSGAVHPEYQDVVKMYATGQSIEVVTIPAKDGVTDIEALKGLIDDQTAGVIVQYPNFFGQVENLQPLADIAHEAKGLFIVSANPLALGVLTPPGKLGADITVGDAQVFGIAEAFGGPHCGYFAVTNKLMRKVPGRLVGETVDQDGRRGYVLTLQAREQHIRRDKATSNICSNQALLALASSVAMTALGKQGMQEMAKQNIVKTRFAKNAFEAAGFEVVYQGAHFNEIVVNTKHNVTELNKALIEKGIIGGFDLGRVYPELENHALIAVTEIRTKEEIEQLVAEMGAYNA, from the coding sequence ATGAAACATCGTTATTTACCAATGACGGAACAAGATAAACAAGAAATGTTAGACCGTATCGGGGTTGCGACAATTGATGAGCTTTTCGAGGATATTCCTGAGAAAGTTCGCTTCCAAGGAAGCTACAATATTAAACCTGCGAAGTCAGAAGCCGCTTTAATGAAGGAACTGGCACAACTTGCATCAAAAAATAAAGATACAGCAAGCAATGTATCGTTTTTAGGTGCTGGTGTCTACAATCACTATAAACCGGTAATTGTCGATCACGTGATTTCACGTTCGGAGTTCTATACAGCATACACACCATACCAGCCGGAAATTTCTCAAGGCGAACTTCAAGCAATTTTTGAGTTCCAGACGATGATCACGGAACTGACAGGCATGGATATTGCAAACTCTTCTATGTATGATGGCGGTACGGCTTTGGCAGAAGCAGGTATGCTTGCTGCAGGTCATACACGTCGCGGCAAGTTACTTGTTTCAGGAGCGGTACATCCGGAATATCAAGATGTTGTGAAAATGTATGCGACAGGACAATCAATTGAAGTCGTTACAATCCCTGCAAAAGACGGTGTGACAGACATCGAAGCGTTAAAAGGCCTGATCGATGACCAGACAGCCGGTGTTATCGTTCAATATCCGAACTTCTTCGGTCAAGTTGAAAACCTGCAGCCGCTTGCTGACATTGCACATGAGGCAAAAGGATTGTTTATCGTATCTGCAAACCCGTTAGCACTTGGTGTATTGACACCTCCAGGAAAATTAGGCGCGGATATTACAGTCGGGGATGCACAGGTGTTCGGAATTGCCGAAGCCTTCGGTGGTCCACACTGTGGCTATTTCGCGGTAACGAACAAGTTAATGCGTAAAGTACCGGGCCGTCTTGTTGGGGAAACAGTTGACCAGGATGGACGTCGTGGATATGTGTTAACATTACAAGCTCGTGAGCAGCACATCCGTCGTGACAAAGCGACATCTAATATTTGTTCAAACCAGGCATTACTGGCACTTGCTTCATCAGTAGCAATGACAGCCCTTGGAAAACAAGGTATGCAGGAAATGGCGAAACAAAATATCGTGAAGACACGCTTTGCTAAAAATGCATTTGAAGCAGCTGGTTTCGAAGTGGTTTATCAAGGTGCACACTTTAACGAAATCGTAGTAAATACAAAACATAATGTGACAGAGCTAAACAAAGCATTAATCGAAAAAGGCATTATCGGCGGCTTTGACTTAGGTCGTGTTTATCCGGAATTAGAAAATCATGCACTTATTGCTGTTACGGAAATCCGTACAAAAGAAGAAATCGAGCAATTAGTTGCAGAAATGGGGGCTTACAATGCATAA
- the gcvT gene encoding glycine cleavage system aminomethyltransferase GcvT has translation MTNDLKLKRTPLFDEYAKYGGKTVDFGGWELPVQFSSIKDEHDAVRNRAGLFDVSHMGEIIVEGPDALVYLQKVLSNDISKIAVGGAQYSALCYEDGGVVDDLLTYRLEDNRYLLCVNAANIEKDFEWLQEHVEGEVKVTNVSDDYAQIALQGPLSQEVLQTLTETDLSAIKYFKFQDNVDVGGHSVLVSRSGYTGEDGFEIYGAPAAIVDLWNKILETGKDKGVVAAGLGARDTLRFEACLPLYGQEISKDISPLEAGIGFAVKLAKDPQFIGQQALIDQKENGLTRKSVGIEMIDKGIPRHGYKVFKDGEEIGFVTTGTQSPMTKRNIGLALIDAKFTEIGTELEIEVRKNRAKAVVVETPFYKRAK, from the coding sequence ATGACAAATGATTTAAAACTAAAGCGCACACCACTTTTTGATGAATATGCAAAGTATGGCGGGAAAACAGTTGATTTTGGCGGCTGGGAGTTACCTGTACAATTTTCTTCAATCAAAGATGAACATGATGCGGTACGTAACCGTGCAGGACTTTTTGATGTATCCCATATGGGTGAGATTATCGTAGAAGGTCCGGATGCGCTTGTTTATTTACAAAAGGTCCTATCCAACGATATTTCCAAAATTGCAGTCGGCGGCGCACAATACAGTGCATTATGTTATGAAGATGGCGGTGTTGTTGACGATTTACTTACATACCGTTTGGAAGATAACCGTTATCTGCTATGTGTAAATGCAGCGAACATTGAAAAGGACTTTGAATGGTTACAGGAGCATGTCGAAGGGGAAGTCAAAGTGACAAATGTGTCAGATGACTATGCTCAAATCGCCTTGCAAGGACCGTTATCACAGGAAGTTCTGCAAACATTAACTGAAACAGACTTATCGGCAATCAAATATTTTAAATTCCAGGACAATGTGGATGTAGGCGGTCATTCAGTTCTTGTTTCTCGCTCTGGGTATACAGGGGAGGACGGATTTGAAATTTACGGTGCACCAGCAGCGATTGTTGATCTTTGGAACAAAATTTTAGAAACAGGAAAAGACAAAGGTGTAGTAGCTGCCGGTTTAGGAGCACGTGACACACTTCGCTTTGAAGCTTGCTTACCATTATATGGCCAAGAGATTTCAAAAGATATTTCACCACTGGAAGCGGGCATTGGCTTCGCAGTGAAATTGGCGAAAGATCCGCAATTTATCGGTCAGCAAGCTTTAATCGATCAAAAAGAAAATGGTCTGACACGTAAATCGGTAGGCATTGAAATGATTGATAAAGGTATTCCTCGCCATGGCTATAAAGTGTTTAAAGATGGCGAAGAGATCGGCTTTGTAACAACAGGAACACAGTCACCGATGACAAAACGCAATATCGGTTTAGCTTTAATTGACGCAAAATTCACTGAAATTGGAACTGAACTCGAAATCGAAGTACGAAAAAATAGAGCAAAAGCTGTTGTAGTAGAAACGCCATTTTACAAGCGTGCAAAATAA
- a CDS encoding shikimate kinase, with protein sequence MRKIYLVGFMGCGKSAIGRRLSFFLKMPYYDMDHEIVRQQGMTIPEIFEKYGEAHFRKIETEFLKNFRDEACIIATGGGVAVNEENRKIMRRTGLVFFLDAKFEDIYMRIRNDKNRPIVQSSSEQELENLYHQRRKSYRLAGHIQVLTAGRTLRQIVEYIGFQVKRLKGE encoded by the coding sequence ATGCGTAAAATTTATTTAGTTGGATTTATGGGGTGCGGAAAAAGTGCGATAGGCAGACGTTTAAGTTTTTTCTTGAAAATGCCATATTACGATATGGATCATGAAATTGTACGGCAACAGGGTATGACTATCCCTGAAATTTTCGAGAAATACGGCGAAGCACATTTCCGGAAAATCGAGACGGAATTTTTAAAGAATTTTCGTGATGAAGCATGCATTATCGCAACAGGCGGTGGGGTAGCCGTGAATGAAGAAAACAGGAAAATTATGCGCCGTACAGGGCTTGTATTTTTTCTTGATGCAAAATTTGAAGATATTTATATGCGTATTCGGAATGATAAAAACCGTCCCATTGTTCAATCGTCATCGGAGCAAGAATTGGAAAACCTGTATCACCAACGCAGAAAGAGTTATCGATTAGCTGGCCATATACAAGTGCTGACAGCCGGGAGAACTTTAAGACAGATTGTCGAGTATATTGGGTTTCAAGTGAAAAGACTTAAAGGCGAATAA
- the comGF gene encoding competence type IV pilus minor pilin ComGF has translation MKRRQTLNERGFTLLESLFQLTVFVLFSVISLLILLWVRDLQQLEMMKDEVNWELFVYDLHQYNMNSASGKVLGSNMLQLEILNDPEERLFVFDKSEEHLRKRSNKGGNEIILPFVENWELAITENEVNMKVVMKNGTKRERDLVLPLPPK, from the coding sequence ATGAAAAGGAGGCAAACATTAAATGAGAGGGGCTTTACATTACTGGAAAGCTTGTTTCAGTTAACTGTGTTCGTACTTTTTAGCGTGATCAGCCTGCTTATCCTTTTATGGGTTCGGGATCTTCAACAGCTTGAAATGATGAAGGACGAGGTGAACTGGGAATTGTTCGTTTATGATCTCCATCAGTACAATATGAATTCCGCATCTGGTAAGGTTCTCGGTTCTAATATGCTGCAACTGGAAATATTAAATGATCCCGAGGAGCGATTGTTTGTCTTTGATAAATCGGAAGAGCATTTGCGCAAAAGGTCGAACAAAGGGGGAAATGAAATTATACTGCCTTTTGTGGAGAACTGGGAGTTGGCAATTACCGAAAATGAAGTGAATATGAAGGTAGTGATGAAAAATGGAACGAAGCGAGAAAGGGACCTCGTATTACCATTACCTCCAAAATGA
- a CDS encoding type II secretion system protein: protein MSQEGLTLVETLLAVVILFFLTSTIIPLTFNMKQQIAIQKVQAHAAEAAFIGAMKYKRYGQTAGVQYIDGVQFQWNYEDNQVCVQYDNKDKNEELCV, encoded by the coding sequence ATGAGCCAGGAAGGCCTAACTCTTGTAGAAACACTGTTGGCAGTCGTCATTTTATTCTTCCTTACATCGACAATCATTCCGCTCACATTTAACATGAAACAGCAAATTGCCATACAAAAAGTGCAAGCCCATGCAGCAGAAGCAGCTTTTATAGGCGCGATGAAATATAAAAGGTATGGACAAACAGCAGGAGTTCAGTACATTGACGGTGTTCAGTTTCAATGGAATTACGAAGATAACCAAGTATGTGTTCAGTATGACAACAAGGATAAGAATGAGGAACTGTGTGTATGA
- a CDS encoding prepilin-type N-terminal cleavage/methylation domain-containing protein gives MNGKVKSLLKDEKGFTLMEMLIVLFIFLVVNSAILYFSQNPLMEYTEKQVINQNEMLIRMTQLLSIEKGTPYTVEIINCQRIQVRERNNSGIVYDQRIARPIAMYLSTPNNRLVFNTKGNVQAFGQLTYHFENEIHQYSVNIGKARILEREVFHEPGRPNSCRNTVGSRHFILPYIDNHSAHI, from the coding sequence ATGAATGGGAAAGTTAAATCACTGTTAAAAGATGAAAAGGGTTTTACATTGATGGAAATGCTCATTGTTCTCTTTATTTTTTTAGTCGTCAATTCAGCGATTCTCTATTTTTCACAAAATCCGTTAATGGAGTATACAGAAAAACAGGTGATAAATCAAAATGAGATGTTAATACGCATGACACAATTATTATCCATTGAGAAGGGTACGCCCTATACCGTCGAGATTATTAATTGTCAGCGGATTCAAGTAAGGGAGCGCAATAACTCCGGGATTGTATACGATCAGCGTATAGCGCGGCCAATCGCTATGTATTTATCCACTCCGAATAACCGGCTGGTATTCAATACGAAAGGAAATGTCCAGGCATTTGGACAACTAACTTATCATTTTGAAAATGAAATCCATCAATACTCCGTCAATATCGGCAAAGCCAGAATTTTGGAAAGGGAGGTTTTTCATGAGCCAGGAAGGCCTAACTCTTGTAGAAACACTGTTGGCAGTCGTCATTTTATTCTTCCTTACATCGACAATCATTCCGCTCACATTTAA
- the comGC gene encoding competence type IV pilus major pilin ComGC, with the protein MKNEKGFTLVEMLVVLLIISILILVTIPNVSKHFETIDKKGCEAYIMMLQGQVEAYKLNHNEYPASVSDLIAEDYIVEDDLRCPDNTEIKIVEGEVIGPGNSGT; encoded by the coding sequence ATGAAAAATGAAAAAGGATTTACATTAGTTGAAATGCTTGTTGTCTTATTAATTATTTCCATTTTGATTTTAGTTACAATTCCAAACGTATCTAAGCACTTTGAAACGATCGACAAAAAAGGGTGCGAGGCATATATAATGATGCTTCAAGGACAAGTTGAAGCGTATAAGCTGAACCATAATGAATATCCGGCTTCGGTCTCGGATTTAATTGCAGAGGATTATATTGTCGAAGATGATTTAAGATGTCCGGATAATACGGAAATTAAGATAGTGGAAGGCGAAGTCATTGGACCGGGGAATAGCGGAACATAA
- the comGB gene encoding competence type IV pilus assembly protein ComGB: MNIPLLKNAASITLFKKPVIKSSELPTLLQRIATLLNEGYTFAHSIEMLLPYHVKQYEPVQQEISNILRGGGSATQVFQLLCLDKQYLVSIELAEVTGKLSEAIGLVAKQLVFQQQAKTKLLKVMSYPLILFTFLILLFLAFRTYFLPNMSSVITSRVHSESSVSIQWSTFFLHMPDYIVAIGIAFGIILSIVVYQIRKKRIELQLHLLFKIPFVGLFWRLFLTRQFARHLGNLLLAGFSLQKAFDHLKTQQHQKQIAYIAGTLQERILLGDSLERAVEIVGHFYPKFEHFIAHGEASGLLGRELILYCELLDEKLQKLIERILAIIQPLLFVVIAVCVIAAYLSILIPMYDVIDFI, encoded by the coding sequence ATGAATATACCGCTCCTTAAAAATGCCGCATCCATTACTTTGTTTAAAAAACCTGTCATAAAATCCTCAGAGCTCCCAACGTTACTCCAACGAATCGCCACTCTGTTAAATGAAGGCTATACATTTGCCCACAGTATCGAAATGCTGTTGCCTTATCATGTAAAACAATATGAGCCGGTCCAACAGGAAATTTCAAATATATTGCGCGGGGGTGGCAGTGCAACACAAGTATTTCAGCTGCTTTGTCTGGATAAACAGTATTTGGTGTCAATTGAGTTGGCAGAAGTGACGGGCAAGCTGAGCGAAGCGATTGGTCTTGTCGCAAAGCAGCTCGTTTTTCAACAGCAGGCGAAAACGAAACTATTAAAAGTGATGTCCTATCCGCTCATTTTATTTACATTTTTAATCCTGCTTTTTTTAGCCTTTCGCACGTATTTTCTTCCTAATATGTCTTCTGTTATTACATCCCGCGTCCATAGTGAATCGTCAGTGAGCATTCAGTGGTCGACGTTTTTCCTTCATATGCCGGACTACATTGTTGCAATCGGCATTGCTTTCGGCATTATTCTCTCCATAGTTGTTTACCAGATCCGTAAGAAGCGAATTGAACTGCAGCTTCATCTCCTATTTAAAATCCCGTTCGTCGGACTTTTTTGGCGTCTTTTTCTGACAAGACAGTTTGCACGTCATTTAGGGAATCTGCTATTGGCAGGTTTCTCACTTCAAAAGGCATTCGATCATTTAAAAACCCAACAGCATCAAAAACAGATCGCCTATATTGCCGGTACACTTCAAGAACGGATTCTTCTTGGTGATTCACTGGAGCGGGCAGTGGAAATCGTCGGCCACTTCTATCCGAAGTTTGAGCATTTTATTGCACACGGTGAAGCGAGCGGTTTGCTGGGAAGGGAGCTGATTTTATATTGTGAACTTTTGGATGAAAAACTGCAGAAACTTATTGAACGAATCCTGGCAATTATTCAGCCGCTGCTTTTTGTTGTTATCGCCGTTTGCGTCATTGCTGCCTATTTAAGTATTTTAATCCCGATGTATGATGTCATTGATTTTATATAA
- the comGA gene encoding competence type IV pilus ATPase ComGA, with protein sequence MISIKQLSIIEQKCLELLSKAAELNVTDIHLLPRESCYDLLMRKYGRFEKEDELPTELATRMISYFKFLSSLDISEKRKPQSGSFQKYIDQSMYAFRISTLPSSFFKESLAVRILRQNYTVPLQSLCHFRGSVEQLHRLARLESGLIIISGATGTGKTTTLYSLLQYCSQHLSRHVISLEDPVESRQEQLLQIQVNERAGMTYSAGLKAILRHSPEVIMLGEIRDRETAKVAIEAAFSGHLVISTIHAKDTVNCIYRLHDLSVSFEEMRQMLRGVVSQRLIETEDSGYKAIFEFLTDDQLQLAFESIIQEQTFSLPYDQTLAGQIEKLQGDYYEYTAP encoded by the coding sequence GTGATTTCCATTAAACAGTTATCGATCATTGAACAAAAATGTTTGGAACTTTTATCCAAGGCGGCCGAGCTAAACGTAACAGATATTCATTTACTCCCAAGAGAGAGTTGCTATGATCTGTTAATGAGGAAATACGGCCGTTTTGAAAAGGAGGACGAACTCCCTACAGAGCTCGCTACCCGTATGATTTCCTATTTTAAATTTCTTTCTTCTCTTGATATTAGTGAAAAGCGAAAGCCTCAAAGCGGTTCCTTCCAAAAATATATCGACCAGTCGATGTACGCCTTCCGTATTTCTACATTACCTTCCAGCTTCTTCAAAGAAAGTTTAGCAGTTCGAATATTACGTCAAAACTATACCGTCCCGTTACAGTCATTATGTCACTTCCGGGGAAGTGTTGAACAGTTGCACAGGTTGGCCAGGCTGGAGAGCGGGTTAATTATAATCAGCGGTGCGACCGGAACAGGCAAAACGACGACATTATATTCATTGCTGCAATATTGTTCGCAGCATTTATCCCGACACGTCATTTCTTTGGAGGATCCGGTTGAAAGCAGGCAGGAACAGCTATTGCAAATTCAAGTGAATGAGCGAGCCGGAATGACGTATTCTGCAGGATTAAAGGCAATACTAAGGCACTCTCCGGAAGTGATTATGCTCGGGGAGATTCGTGACAGGGAAACGGCGAAAGTCGCGATAGAAGCAGCGTTTTCCGGACACCTCGTTATTTCGACGATCCATGCAAAGGATACCGTAAACTGTATTTACCGTCTTCATGATTTATCGGTTTCATTTGAGGAAATGCGGCAGATGCTAAGAGGTGTTGTTTCACAGCGTCTCATTGAAACAGAGGACAGCGGCTATAAGGCTATTTTTGAATTTTTAACCGATGATCAATTGCAGCTTGCCTTTGAGTCGATCATCCAAGAACAAACATTTTCATTACCGTATGATCAAACATTGGCAGGTCAAATCGAAAAACTGCAAGGTGACTATTATGAATATACCGCTCCTTAA
- a CDS encoding helix-turn-helix transcriptional regulator, whose translation MIHPIKISSTFADETRFAIYEFMLQQKQFLSVQDIADQFKIHSNVARLHLTKLAEIGAISSEHLKTGKGGRPGRVYKAKQEGINLSIPRRDTSSLIKWSLELIRELGEAALSKAQEISYRDGRQSMLELMKSIRRKSPLSFDEKLAMLTKSATLIGYIPEVIEHNQSKSIIFSLYNCPFQEQISNYGEIVCQLHESYLYGQVDALFDRHEISKMESMVSDCDFCKYKISVHN comes from the coding sequence ATGATACATCCGATTAAAATTTCCAGCACTTTTGCTGATGAAACCCGGTTTGCTATTTATGAATTCATGTTGCAGCAAAAGCAATTTCTATCCGTTCAGGATATTGCAGATCAATTTAAAATCCATTCCAATGTAGCTCGTTTGCACTTAACAAAACTTGCAGAAATCGGTGCCATTTCTTCCGAACATTTAAAAACCGGAAAAGGCGGACGACCTGGCAGAGTATATAAAGCAAAACAGGAAGGAATCAATTTAAGCATACCTAGACGCGATACATCTTCATTAATTAAATGGTCACTTGAACTTATCCGTGAACTTGGAGAAGCAGCGTTGAGTAAAGCGCAGGAAATCAGTTACCGTGACGGGAGACAATCGATGCTTGAACTGATGAAGTCAATTAGACGAAAATCTCCACTTTCTTTTGACGAGAAATTGGCCATGTTAACGAAAAGTGCTACATTAATCGGTTATATTCCCGAAGTCATTGAGCATAACCAATCCAAATCCATCATATTTTCACTTTACAACTGCCCCTTCCAAGAGCAAATATCAAACTACGGAGAAATAGTATGCCAGCTTCATGAATCCTATTTGTATGGACAAGTTGATGCACTGTTTGACCGACATGAAATTTCGAAAATGGAAAGCATGGTAAGTGACTGTGACTTCTGTAAATATAAAATTTCCGTACACAATTAA
- a CDS encoding DUF2626 family protein, which translates to MSNMYKVMAFWTAIFAVMFYLGGMNEVSLLFVGNTGLFLLLGFLNLSERMYMYIFGAYLTVFFAGFTYYTTFIHTPGGGH; encoded by the coding sequence ATGAGCAATATGTATAAAGTTATGGCATTCTGGACTGCTATTTTCGCCGTTATGTTCTACCTTGGCGGTATGAACGAGGTTTCGCTATTATTCGTAGGTAATACAGGTTTATTTTTATTATTAGGCTTCTTAAATCTTTCAGAACGCATGTACATGTACATTTTTGGCGCATACTTGACTGTTTTCTTCGCCGGTTTCACCTATTACACAACATTCATACACACTCCGGGTGGCGGACATTAA
- a CDS encoding MBL fold metallo-hydrolase — translation MLNVRKYSLGPIQTNCYIVSNKEKDCLIFDPGEEGARIVNELRKNGLNPLAILLTHTHFDHIGGVDAVRTIYNIPLYVHEKEVDWLADPMKNGSGKYAELPNYIVKKPEEEHIIRKEGEMTIGAFTFTVAHTPGHSPGSVSFIFKEDGFAVVGDTLFEQSIGRTDLIGGSMNVLLKSIHDKLLSLPEDTIIYPGHGDYTTPAAEMDSNPFLNGF, via the coding sequence ATGTTAAATGTTAGAAAATATAGTCTTGGACCGATCCAAACGAATTGCTACATTGTAAGCAATAAAGAAAAAGACTGCTTAATTTTTGATCCAGGTGAAGAAGGGGCACGCATTGTAAATGAATTACGCAAAAATGGCTTAAATCCGTTAGCTATTTTATTGACCCATACACATTTTGATCATATCGGTGGAGTGGATGCAGTAAGGACAATCTACAATATTCCACTGTATGTCCATGAAAAAGAAGTGGATTGGCTTGCGGATCCGATGAAAAACGGTTCCGGCAAATACGCGGAATTGCCGAATTATATTGTGAAAAAACCCGAGGAAGAACATATCATCCGAAAAGAAGGGGAAATGACGATCGGTGCCTTTACCTTTACGGTAGCCCATACACCAGGACATTCCCCGGGAAGTGTATCTTTCATTTTTAAAGAGGACGGATTTGCGGTTGTAGGCGACACATTATTCGAACAAAGCATTGGACGGACTGATTTGATTGGAGGTTCGATGAATGTCTTACTGAAATCGATTCACGATAAGCTTTTATCATTACCGGAAGATACGATTATTTATCCGGGGCATGGTGACTATACGACACCTGCTGCAGAGATGGATTCCAACCCGTTTTTAAACGGCTTTTAA